Part of the Deltaproteobacteria bacterium genome is shown below.
ATGCGGTGCGTAGCTATTTTTCCCATAAACTTGAAAATGAAATGCTATTAAAAGCAGCTCAAGCCACCTTTGCTCAGTGGGATAATCCTCAAGATGCCGACTACGACCACTTATAAGCCGGGGGAAATTGCTCTCGTTGGGTTTCCTTTTACAGATTTATCGAGTGCTAAAAAACGGCCTGCCTTGATTTTACGTTCTTTTTCAGTGCCTAGTTTGCCACGTCTCATCATCATCGCTATGATCACAAGTCAACTTGAAGGAATAAAATTAGAAGGTGATTATGAAATTCGTCAATGGCAGGCGGCGGGGCTACTTCATCCTTCTAAATTAAGGTTGGCCAAATTGGTTACTCTTGAAGAAAAGTTAATTTTTAAGAAATTAGGCAGTTTGACTGAAACCGACAAAAAGCCGGTGCGGCGAATTTTAAAAAACTTTTTTCAATTGTAGCTCTGTCTGTCATTGCGAGCCCAACGGGCGTGGCAATCTCACCAGTTAGACAGAAGGGATTGCTTCACCCTACTGGGTTCGCAATGACAGAGGAGCCACACTGCGGGCCCTGTCCTAAGGCACATGCGCTGGAGCGCGGCTGACGAAACAATCTAAGCACTCTCACTACCAAAACTGAGGCATTACCTCATATCCGCAGAGCTCCTTGCCTTCCCTCTAGGCTTCTGTTAGTCCCATGAACTTTAGGAGTTGAACGGTGCGAATTTTATTTAGTGGTGATGTGTTTGGTGAAGTGGGCAGAAAGGCGATCGCTAAACAGGTTCCTTATTATCGCCAAAATCATAAAGTAGATTTTGTAATCGTTAATGGCGAGAACGCTTCAGGTGGTGTTGGGATTAGCCGAAAAGATTGCCAATTTCTCTTAACTTGCGGCGTTGATGTGATCACCGGGGGTAACCATTCTTTTAAACAAAAAGATATTATTACTCATATTGAGCAAGAGCCTCGTTTGCTTCGCCCCGCTAATTTTCCCAAAAAAACTCCGGGCCGTGGTTATGTGATTCGTGAAGTCTATGCCGGGGTTAAAATCGCAGTGGTGAGTTTATTATGTAAGTTATTTATGGAACAAAGTTCTTCTCCCTTTGAAGAAATCGATAAAATTTTAGCAAACTTACAAGGCCAAGCTGAAATAATCTTTGTGGATGTGCACGGCGAGGCCACGAGTGAAAAGCGTGCCCTGGGTTGGTATTTAGATGGTAAGGTAGCGGCTGTGATTGGCACTCATACCCATGTGCCCACCGCCGATGAAGAAGTTTTGCCGAAAGGTACAGCTTATCTTACCGATGCGGGGATGACCGGGCCCTATGATTCGGTGATTGGTATCAA
Proteins encoded:
- a CDS encoding TIGR00282 family metallophosphoesterase — protein: MRILFSGDVFGEVGRKAIAKQVPYYRQNHKVDFVIVNGENASGGVGISRKDCQFLLTCGVDVITGGNHSFKQKDIITHIEQEPRLLRPANFPKKTPGRGYVIREVYAGVKIAVVSLLCKLFMEQSSSPFEEIDKILANLQGQAEIIFVDVHGEATSEKRALGWYLDGKVAAVIGTHTHVPTADEEVLPKGTAYLTDAGMTGPYDSVIGIKKELAIRRFTEGVPVKFEPATQDVRFSGVMIDIDESSGKANKIQRIFEKVEV
- a CDS encoding type II toxin-antitoxin system PemK/MazF family toxin, which codes for MPTTTTYKPGEIALVGFPFTDLSSAKKRPALILRSFSVPSLPRLIIIAMITSQLEGIKLEGDYEIRQWQAAGLLHPSKLRLAKLVTLEEKLIFKKLGSLTETDKKPVRRILKNFFQL